In Candidatus Defluviilinea gracilis, the genomic window CGCGCGACCTGCCGGTGGTCTTCCTCTCCGCAACGTACGTCACGCCTGAAGATAAGGATTTCGCGCTTGCCATTGGTGTGACGCAATTCATCGAGAAGCCGGTCGATATTGCGTTGTTCCTGCCGGCCATCTCCGATATTCTGGCGCAAAAGATCAAGCCCGCCCACCCAACCGTGAGCGACTATGAGTTCTATGAAGGCTATCGCAAGAGACTCGAAATCAAGATGAGTCACAAGCTGGCGCAGATCACCCGTTCGGAGCATTTGCTCAATACCACCCAATCGGAAGACGAACGGAATACGATCGCGAAATCTCTACAAGATGCCCGCGACGAGCGTGATGAGATCGCCCACTTGCTCGAGCAAGTGCTTGATCGGATCGATAATTCGAAAAAATAACGCCCCGAAAATTCGGGGCGTTATTTTTTCATCTTTTATGACTTATGCAGTTGCACTGCCTGCCGTCATAGCGCAACTTCAACGAAACAGGCTCAACTGCGTAATTCCTGTCTTTGTATTTACTTCCACACAAAAACCAGATCGGCACGGTTTTTCCCCTGCTCGAAAGCAAAGCCGATTCCACGCACGGGCGCGCCAAGTTCGGCGGGCGCGCAGGCGGCGAGAACGATCGGGAAAAGGCAAAGCAGGCTGAGGGTCGGAAGGAAGCGCATTCGTCCGTTATTTCACTTTGAGATTCACGATCCCGTTGAACGCCAGCGCGACCCATTTCCCCTTTTCGTATTCGATCCACACGCTTTTCGATTGCAAACGTTTGCCTGAGACCACGGCTCCTTTTTGTAATTGACCGACGATGCTGAATTCGACGCCGGGTCCGTTGCGGACGTTGAGCAGGTCGGAGAGCACTTCAAACGAAAGGCTGGATGGAATTTTGACCGCGTCCGGAATGTCTGTGGTCACTGCCGATTCTTCGCTCCCTGTATCTTTGGAGAAATAAGGCGTCGGGTCGACGTATCCCTTGTACGGAGGGTTCTCGCCGTCGATCTTCAAGCCGAAGTGCAGATGTGGTCCTGTGCTTGCGCCGGTGTTGTTGCTTGTGCCGATGACGGCTCCGGCTTTTATCTTTTGCCCCGCCGCCACCGAGGCGTGGGCGAGATGGGCGTAGTAGGTGAAATACGTTTTACTGCCGTCTGCGTGGCTGAGTTTGACGTAGTTGCCGTAGCCGCCATTTTCGAACCCGACCAGCGCGACAGTGCCCGCCGTAGCCGCCATAACGGGCGTACCGTTAGGGATGCCGTAGTCGATGCCGTTGTGCCCGGGGAAGCCCCATTTCTTGTAAATATCCGGGTTCTCGCCGAACAGTTGGGTGATAGGTCCATTGACGGGTAATGATAATTTGATCGCCATATTGATCTCCTCTTGTATGCGGTATGGTTATGATAACACACGAGCAAGTCAGCCGGTTGCGCGAAGCGCGTATGCCGCGATGCCGAAAGCCACCGCCACGTTGAACGATTTCTTTTCGCCTTGCATGGGAATGTAGAAGACGCGTTTGCATAATTCAAGCAGGGAGGCATCCACCCCGGTCACCTCGTTGCCGACGATCAACACCGTTTGCCGGGCGGGGTCAAGATCGCGCCGGGCATTGGCAAGGGCGCTGGCGTTTTTTCCCTCCTCGAGAGAGAAAATGTCCCAGCCTTTGGTTTTCAAGCCTTTTGTCAGTTTCACCGCGTCTTTGTGATACGACCATGTAACCGATTCGTCGGCCCCCAGAGCGGTTTTTTTGACGGCATCGTTATCAGGCGTTGGCGTAATACCGCACAGGTAGGCATGCGAGAAGCCGAATCCCTCCGCGCTTCGTATGATCGACCCAACGTTGCCCGCCGAGCGGATATTGTCGAGCAATACAGAAATTTCGCCCGCGTTTTGTTTCTTCTGTAGGAGAGGGGCTTCAAAGCTCGCTTTTCTTTTCGCCACCAGGCGGGTTTCGCCTAAACACGCAGGACACCGAAGCCCAACCGCATACCCGCCCGCGAGCGGATACCGCAACCCGCAAGAACGGCAGACCCTGACCTGAACGATACCTTCTCGCATGACGACATTATACATGCTACAATATTTGAGATGCATCGCGTTGTCCCTCAGATCATTATTGATAATTATCGGGCAGGCAAATACGCCGGGGAATTTTCGGCGGTTGGCTTGTTCCTTGATCTGTCCGGCTTTTCTTCCATGACCGACACGCTCATGCAACATGGCCAGCATGGCGCAGAGGTACTGGCGGGGTTGATGCATGGCGTGTTCGACCCTCTTGTGGAAAGTATTTTCGAATACGGCGGGAAAGTGGTCGGCTTTGCCGGCGATGGCATCATGGCGCTGTTTCCTCTGGAGGAGGATCCGCCGAAGGAGGTCGCCTTGCGCGCGCTTGCCGCCGCGTCTGAAGTGCAGGCGCATCTTTTCGAAAACCCAGTCCGGCAAACCCCGTATGGAAATTTTCAATTCTCAGTCAAAGTGGGTCTGGCTGTGGGCGATGTGGCATGGGGAATATTACGTTCAGCCGATGAGCAAAGCGCCACCTATTATTTTCGCGGCGCGGCGGTGGATGAGTCTGCCAAGGCGGAACAGCAAGCCATCGCCGGCGAGATTCTCTTTACGCGCGCCATGTTTGACTTGGTATCCGACTCGGCGCTCACCCAGCCCGCCGGGTCTTTCCACCGTTACGGCGGGTTTCGCCATGGGAAACCATCACCCAGCCCGACGAACTTTCCGCCGGTCGATTTCGAAACGTCGAAGGTATTCTTTCCGGAGGAGATCGTCTCGCAAGATGTGCGCGGAGAATTCCGCCAGGTGGTCAATCTCTTCATGCGCTTCCCGGAGTTGGAAGGCGAGGAACTCGAGGGATTCTTCCGTGTGGTGTTTGAACTCCGTCAAAAGTTTGGCGGGCTGTTAAATCGATTGGATTTTGGCGACAAGGGATGCAACATGTTGATGCTATGGGGGGCGCCGGTGGCGTATGAAAACGATATCGGCAGGGTGCTGAATTTCATCCTTGAGTTAAAGTCGCGGGTGAAATTCCCGATCACCGCCGGGATCACGTATTACATCGCTCACGCCGGCTACCTCGGCAGTAGCATGAGCGAAGATTACACCTGCTATGGGTGGGGCGTAAACCTAGCCGCCCGGTTCATGATGTCGGCGAACGCGGGGCAGACCTGGGTGGATGACCGCATTGCGCGGCGCGTTTCAGCATGGTTCGAGATCGAATTCCTGAGCGCGCAGAAATTCAAGGGGTTCTCCTCCGAACAAAAAGTGCATGTGCTCAAAAGCCGTCGCGTGGAGGCTGGCTCGATCTATCAGGGTGAGATGGTCGGGCGCGGCGAGGAATTGTCCCGCTGTTTGAAATTTGCCGAACCCTTGTGGAAATGGCAATATCCCGGGGTATTGCTATTATTAGGCGACCCCGGCACCGGGAAAGGTCGGCTTCTTCATGAATTCAGAACGATGGCGCTGCGCGAGAACCCGAACATGCGCTGGGGCGTTTTGCAGGCTGACCAGATTCTGAGGCAATCGTTCAACCCGATCCGTTACTGGCTCCTTCGGTATTTCGATGTTGCCGCGACGGAGGACGTTGAGAAGCGCATTGAAAATTTTGAAACCCGAATGCGGAGGGTGATCGAAACGACGCCGGACCAGGACTTGGCGTTGGAACTGGATCGCCTGCGGTCTGTGTTGGGAGCGTTGATAGACCTGTATTGGGAAGGGTCGTTGTACGAAAGTCTCGATGCGAAGAGTCGCTACAATAGCACGCTTGCGGCGCTCATTTATCTGATCGAGGCGGAAAGCCTGATCCAGCCGCTGGTTCTTGTGCTTGAAGACGCCCATTACATCGACGAGGACACGCTTCAATTCCTGCCGCGTCTGAAGCGCGCCCTGCAAACCGGCAAAGCCCCATACCCGGTGGCATTGGTGATCGCTTCGCGAGTGCAAGGCAACCCCTTCGCCGCCGATGAATGGCTGGCAGACGTAACGATCACACTGGGGAGACTTTCGGAAGAGGCGGTGGCGCGTCAACTGGATGTGCTATTAGGCGGTCCATCCGCGGCAGGGTTGACTACGTTGGTCCTGGACCGTTCGGAAGGCAACCCGTTTTTCATTGAACAGATCGTTCGTTACCTCCAGGAAGAGAGCTTGCTCGAAACGCGAGGGGATGGATGGGCGTTGTCGAATCGCGTCCGCGATCTGTTCCTGCCGGGCGATATCCGCGCCATGCTGGTGGCGAGACTCGATCAATTGGAGATGAGCGTGAAGGAGATCGTGCAGACCGCCGCGATTCTTGGCAGGGTATTTTCAATGCCGGTCCTGGCGGAGATGAGCGGCAATACGTCTATGGTGAAAGAGAGCGTGCAAGAGGCTGAACAGCACGCGGTCTGGAAGTTCGCGGGCGAAAACAAGTATATTTTCTCTCATGGATTATTGCGCGACGCGGCGTATACCATGCAAATGCGCGCGCATCGGCAGGAACTTCACCGCCTGGCGGTGAACGCGCTCGAAAATAATTATGGCGCCGATGTTCAATTCCATTATGCCGAATTGGCGTATCATGCCGAGTTGGGCGAACTGAAGCCTAAGGCGCTTCAGTTTTACACCCTGGCGGGGAAAGCCTCCGCCGAAGCCTACCAAAATAACCAAGCCATTGACTATTTCACGCGAGCATACTCGTTCGCCGCGTTTGACGATTACGATACTCAATATCACTTGTTGCATGAGCGGGTCAGTTTATATGGTCGTATTGGGAACCGCTCCTTGCAGGCGAAAGACCTTGAGTTGCTGGAAAAACTTGCCGTTCAATTGCGCGATGATCGGCGGCTGGCAATCGCATGGAAGTTATACGCGCACTATTATTTCACGATCGGCGATTATCCAAACACGCTTCAAACGTCTGAGCGGGTCATCGAAATGTCGATGCGGCTGGAAGATCCCGAGATCGCGTTGGGAATTTACCTTGTGCAATCTCAGGCGTTTTTCAGGCTGGGCAGGGTGAAAGAAGCCATTGCCCGCCAGAGCGAGGGATTGGACTTGGCGCGGACGTTGAAGAATCGCGTGGAGGAGGGCAGGTCGCTCACTGCCCTTGGGCTTATTTTGCTGGAATCGCACCAGCCTGCCCGGGCAGTGGAACGCATGGAACAGGCTGTGGACATTGCGCGCGAGGTGGGAGATCGTGTCTTGGAATCGCGGGCGCTGGGCAACCTCGCCAACGCGGCGGCGTATGTTTTGCGGGATTACATCGCCGCCCGGGAGTATTACAAACAGGCTGAACGACTGGCTGTGGAACTTGGCGACCGGTTCGGCGAGGGTGTTGAGAAGGCAAATATCGGCTGGGTGAATATGTTGCTTGGCGATTATGAAACTGCGCGCGCCGAACTCGAAGGAGCTCTGTCTATTGCCCGCGAGGTGGATCATTCGTATCAGGAAATTTATACCCTGCTGAATTTAAGCGCGGTCAATGAGGCGCAGGGAAATGTTGAAGCGTCTGAACAATACGCCGCGCAGGCAATGACTCTGTCGCTTGAAAAAGGCG contains:
- a CDS encoding peptidoglycan DD-metalloendopeptidase family protein; its protein translation is MAIKLSLPVNGPITQLFGENPDIYKKWGFPGHNGIDYGIPNGTPVMAATAGTVALVGFENGGYGNYVKLSHADGSKTYFTYYAHLAHASVAAGQKIKAGAVIGTSNNTGASTGPHLHFGLKIDGENPPYKGYVDPTPYFSKDTGSEESAVTTDIPDAVKIPSSLSFEVLSDLLNVRNGPGVEFSIVGQLQKGAVVSGKRLQSKSVWIEYEKGKWVALAFNGIVNLKVK
- a CDS encoding tetratricopeptide repeat protein, encoding MHRVVPQIIIDNYRAGKYAGEFSAVGLFLDLSGFSSMTDTLMQHGQHGAEVLAGLMHGVFDPLVESIFEYGGKVVGFAGDGIMALFPLEEDPPKEVALRALAAASEVQAHLFENPVRQTPYGNFQFSVKVGLAVGDVAWGILRSADEQSATYYFRGAAVDESAKAEQQAIAGEILFTRAMFDLVSDSALTQPAGSFHRYGGFRHGKPSPSPTNFPPVDFETSKVFFPEEIVSQDVRGEFRQVVNLFMRFPELEGEELEGFFRVVFELRQKFGGLLNRLDFGDKGCNMLMLWGAPVAYENDIGRVLNFILELKSRVKFPITAGITYYIAHAGYLGSSMSEDYTCYGWGVNLAARFMMSANAGQTWVDDRIARRVSAWFEIEFLSAQKFKGFSSEQKVHVLKSRRVEAGSIYQGEMVGRGEELSRCLKFAEPLWKWQYPGVLLLLGDPGTGKGRLLHEFRTMALRENPNMRWGVLQADQILRQSFNPIRYWLLRYFDVAATEDVEKRIENFETRMRRVIETTPDQDLALELDRLRSVLGALIDLYWEGSLYESLDAKSRYNSTLAALIYLIEAESLIQPLVLVLEDAHYIDEDTLQFLPRLKRALQTGKAPYPVALVIASRVQGNPFAADEWLADVTITLGRLSEEAVARQLDVLLGGPSAAGLTTLVLDRSEGNPFFIEQIVRYLQEESLLETRGDGWALSNRVRDLFLPGDIRAMLVARLDQLEMSVKEIVQTAAILGRVFSMPVLAEMSGNTSMVKESVQEAEQHAVWKFAGENKYIFSHGLLRDAAYTMQMRAHRQELHRLAVNALENNYGADVQFHYAELAYHAELGELKPKALQFYTLAGKASAEAYQNNQAIDYFTRAYSFAAFDDYDTQYHLLHERVSLYGRIGNRSLQAKDLELLEKLAVQLRDDRRLAIAWKLYAHYYFTIGDYPNTLQTSERVIEMSMRLEDPEIALGIYLVQSQAFFRLGRVKEAIARQSEGLDLARTLKNRVEEGRSLTALGLILLESHQPARAVERMEQAVDIAREVGDRVLESRALGNLANAAAYVLRDYIAAREYYKQAERLAVELGDRFGEGVEKANIGWVNMLLGDYETARAELEGALSIAREVDHSYQEIYTLLNLSAVNEAQGNVEASEQYAAQAMTLSLEKGDRSGEAWSYYYLGNAFLGGGKLEEARSAFARALEMRAEQNQPSLAKEPLAGLIRVALADHDPGLAIQYANEVMEYLSNGGTLDGAEEPLRIYLACFNALKTKHDPRCDDILAVARDLLNAQASRISVVSSRRRFIDNVPWRREIMEHVAKK
- a CDS encoding TrmH family RNA methyltransferase gives rise to the protein MREGIVQVRVCRSCGLRYPLAGGYAVGLRCPACLGETRLVAKRKASFEAPLLQKKQNAGEISVLLDNIRSAGNVGSIIRSAEGFGFSHAYLCGITPTPDNDAVKKTALGADESVTWSYHKDAVKLTKGLKTKGWDIFSLEEGKNASALANARRDLDPARQTVLIVGNEVTGVDASLLELCKRVFYIPMQGEKKSFNVAVAFGIAAYALRATG
- a CDS encoding response regulator — translated: MSEETKGYLLVVDDIPDILNLLDTTLKFKGYRVVTARNGEEALEAIKQERPLLVIADILMPKMDGFSLVHRLRIDPATRDLPVVFLSATYVTPEDKDFALAIGVTQFIEKPVDIALFLPAISDILAQKIKPAHPTVSDYEFYEGYRKRLEIKMSHKLAQITRSEHLLNTTQSEDERNTIAKSLQDARDERDEIAHLLEQVLDRIDNSKK